The Leptospira perdikensis genome includes the window CAACGACCGTTCCGTTAGTGGAAGGCGTAAAAAAAACCATCGAATATTTTAGCAAAAGAGTATAAAATGAAAATAGGCGTAATCAAAGAACCATCTTATGAAAACCGAGTGGCAATCACTCCGGACGTTGTCGAACCTTTGAAAAAGTTAGGTTTTACTGTTTCAGTTGAAACAACTGCAGGGGACAATGCATATTTCTCCGACAAAGATTATAAAGATGTTGGTGCTACAGTAGAATCAAGAGATGCAATTCTTTCTGGATCTGACATCGTGGTATCTATCCATACATTGGATGAAGCAAGTGCCAAAAAGATTGGAAAAGATAAAATCTACATCGCAACTCTCTCCCCTCTTGCTTTCCCCAAAAAAGTAAAAGAAATCGCAAATGCTTCTTTCAAAATTTTCTCTATGGATACCATTCCACGAATCACACGTGCACAGTCCATGGACGTTCTCAGTAGCCAAGCAACCGTTTCTGGATACAAAGCTGTTTTACTTGCGGCTTCCAACTACAGTCGTTTTTTTCCAATGTTAACAACAGCTGCTGGAACTATCACACCTGCAAGAGTCCTCATTCTAGGTGCTGGTGTTGCTGGTTTACAAGCCATTGCAACTTCTCGCCGATTAGGAGCAGTGGTAGATGTATTTGATACAAGACCTGAAGTGAAAGAACAATGTATGTCTCTTGGAGCCAAATTTGTGGAAGTTGAAGGTGCTGCGGATGCATCGAATACCGGTGGTTATGCGGTTGTACAATCAGAAGACTACCAACGTCGGCAAAAAGAAGCAATTGCGAAATTTGCTGAAAAAGCAGATATCATCATTACTACAGCTCTTATTCCTGGAAAAAAAGCACCAGTACTCATCACCAAAGAAATGGTAGATACAATGAGACAAGGTTCAGTCATTGTTGACTTAGCTGCAGTCAATGGTGGTAACTGTGAAATTACAGAAAATGATAAAACTATCGTTTATAAAGGGATCACTGTGATTGGAAATTCTAATCTGCAAAGTACCCAACCAATGGACGCAAGTAAAATGTATGCAAAGAACATTGTGAACTTCCTAAAACTTTTTGTGAATAAAGAAAAACAATTCAACATCAACTTAGAAGATGAAATCATCAATGCTTGTATGATTGCAGAAAATGGAGTGGTTCGTCACAAACCTACTTTAGCACTTCTCGGAGAGTAATTCCGAGAAGTAATAGACAAAGATTAGATTTTTAAATTTCTAATCTTTGTCTTTCGATTATTAATTGTTTTCGGTAACTTGCGGTTGGGTTCTCCAACGACGGTGGACCCAAAAGTATTGCTCCGGAAACAACTTTACTTCTTCTTCCAAAGTTTTTGTCCAAAGTTCTGTATAATGCCGAATCACATCATCTTTTGATGGATAAAGTTTTTTATCCACAAAACCCAAATCCTTAACTCGAACGATCACCTTACCATCTGTGCCAGCTAACACAGAATAATACAACATTTTAGCTCCAGTTAAGTAAGCCATAAGAGCCGGACCAACAAAAGTAGATGCTTGCCGATTCATAAAGGGAACAAAAATCCCTGCCTTTCCTGCATTCTGATCAGCACCAAATCCAATCCAATAACCTTGTTTCAAAAGTTTGATCACTTGTGTCGATTCTTGTACAGGAACAAGAACTACACCATTTTTGGAACGCATCCGACGAAGTAACTGGTCGACAAAGGGATTTCTTACTTTTTTATAGATCCCACCGCCCTTCATTCTGATTCCCAAAAATTGAACTAAAATTTCCCAAGTTCCAAAGTGACCAGAAATCAAAATCACTCCCACTCCTTGTTTTTTAGTTTCTTCTTCTATTTGAAGACTTTCTGAATCAATGATCAAATTTTCATCTAACCATTTTTTTGTCATTCGCGGAGCCCAAAGTGTATGAGCTAGTAAGATACCCAAATGTCGATAATGAGCTTTCACTAAATTTTGAATTTGGTCTTCAGAATAGTCTGGAAATGCGAAACGGATGTTATCGGCCGCAACCTTTTGGTGTTTTTTATCAAGTGGATAAAGAAGTTTGGTTAAAAAAATTCCATACGACAAACACCACTTATATGGAAGAATCTTAAAAGGAAAATAGAACAAATAAACAATTAAAAACGAGAAAAAATATCCAATATGTTTCATAGTGTTAAACAATAAGACCAAAGATAATAATGAAAAAGAACTGCAATAAGTCCAATTCCAAAACCAATGATCCATCCTCCCACAATATCACTTACAAAATGGTGTAAGGTGATTAATCTACCCACACCGGCAAACAAACTGAAAAAAAAGAAATAGGGAGTTTCGTGAAAAGCAAATACCAAAATCGTCGATACAACAATCGAATTGGCACTATGTGCAGAAGGAAACGAATGTTTCATATCAGGATTGGAATCCACTTTTCCCATAACACTGACAAGAGGACGTTTTCTGGCGAAGTATTTTTTCAAAACCAAAACCAAACGATCTGTAAGGTAAGTGAAAATCAAAACAAAAGGTAAACTAAAGTAAACCGGTTTGTAAAGATCACTTAGAAACATAAGTGGCAACAATACAAGCGCAAACATTTCCCCGCGATTGACTCGGGACAAAACCCAACTAAGTTTCGGGTGGTGTAAGTTCTTTTGAATCCAAATAGATAATTTTAAATCAATGGCAGAAATCAAATTCATTTAGAGAGCTCTTCTTTTATCTTTTGAAGTGCTTCAGAAAAAGAAAAACTCCATTGGTTACGAGTTGCCATGTCTTTCAGAGTGACTGTTCCTGCTTTAATTTCATCTTCTCCACGAAGTAAAATCCACCGGTATCCCTTTTTTTCTGCATAAGAAAGTTGTTTTCCCATCTTTTGAGAAACTAAAGAAACCTCCGTAGCAATTTTTTCCTTTCGGAGTTCTCTGGCAAAGTTATGATTCTCTGAAAAAGAAGTCTCATCCAATAGCGGAATATAAACTGTCGAGTCACTGGAAAAATTCGGTAACAAGTTATGTGCGGTCAAAAAATTCTGAAGAGTTACGTCACCAAGTCCAAATCCAATTCCAGAAAGTTCTTCATTGGAGAATAATCCAATTAAATTATCATACCTTCCACCACCATACAATGAACGTTTGTTTTGCGGAGAGGTATCAAAAATTTCAAAGATAAAACCTGTATAATAATCAAACCCACGAACCACTGACGGATCAAAATAAACAATGTCATTCAATCCTATTGTTTTAAGATCCTCAAACAAAGTACGAATTGCATTTAAAGTTTCGTCTTTGATCCCCGGAATTTGATTCAATGTATCAGTTGTCGCAGCTAAGAACAAATTAATCTTCGACACAGCCGTTGGATCGTTCGGAATTGTTTTCGAAACTAGAGCAATATATTCGTCTTCGGTGATTTTGTTTTTTTTGTCTAAAATTTTTGAAACTTCATGTGCTTGGTTTGGACTTACCTTTAAACCATCTAACAAAAACTCATCGAGAAGTGACCTATGAGAAATGGTAACTTTAAAACTATTTCTCGGTGCGCCAAAGGCAAAAAGTATATCGCAAGCTAAAGACAAAATCTCCAATTCAGCTCTTTGGCTTGTCACACCAAACATATCCACATTCAATTGCCAATGTTCCCGAAGGCGTCCAAGGCCTGGTTGTTCGTATCGCCAAAGGTTAGGAATGGAAAACCAACGAATGGGTCGAGGAAGATCACGTAATTTTTTTGCCACCATCCTTGCAACAGTCGGTGTCATTTCAGGACGAATCGCTACCTCGCGATCTCCCTTATCAACAAAATTGTAAATTTGTTTACCTACAATTTCTTCACCAGTTTTAGCTCTATATAAATCCAAAGACTCGACCATAGGTCCATCATACTCTTCGTATCCATAAGACCTGGCGACATCTTTCATCACCGAAAATAAGTAGTTTCGAAGGCGCATATCCTCAGGATAAAAATCCCGAGTGCCTTTATAGTTTTCTGTAGTTAGTTTTTGTTCTTTCAATGTATGGCCCTTGGAAGCTTGCGCAGATTAGGCAAAAAATTCAATTAGACTATGGTAAATCTCTTTGGCTTTTTTATCTCCGCTGACACCTGTGATCCTTCCACCCAACCTAAAATAGTCATTCACCTCTTCCAGATGGCGTAGTTCAATTGCCATTCGGATCGGTGCCTGTAATTTAAAGTTAATATCTAAAGTAAATGTAGGTTTCACTTTCAGTGCTTTGATAATTTCCATATCGTTAACTTCCAAGGCGACTCCACCTCGGGAAACGTTGAGAACGTTTTGTTTGATATCAAGAATATGGGTATTTGAGTCCATAATTCTTTCTTGAAACGTACGTTCAACCTCTTTAAACAAATCCAGTACTTCGCCTGGGATACCTGATCTTTCGGTTTCAAATGAAAGATATGCAAAAAAATGCATATCTTTCATTTGGATAAATAACGGGTAATAAATATAGGAGCCGATTTTTTTCTTTTTGTACTCTTGAATTTTATCATCCAATAAAAAATCATCTTCAAATGTTTTTTTAGGATCGAATACATCCTCCGAAGGAAAGGATTCAAAAGTTTCTGTATCTAATATAAAAATTGGTTTTTTATGTTCCTTCATCAAATCAATTTCATCGCTGTGGGTTGACCCAGAAAGAAAGACCACTTTTGATTGTGGGTAATTTTTTAAAACCGTTCGCTGGATATCAGAAAGAATCACCTGTGAACTAACGCCAGTTAGTTTAGAAAAATCAATATTTGTTTTAGCGACTAAAAAGTTTGAAGCTACTGCATTACCGCGAACTTTCTCATTTCTAGGATCTTGTCTTGTAGCATAAGTTTGTCTACGATCGATAATTTTTCCGAGAAGGAGGTTGTCCTTTTGGTTGATCAGTTCATAATCGACCTCAACATGAAATCCAGGAGTTGCTTGTACGGAAAAAATAGTTTCGATTAATTCTGGAACTGTTTCTAGTTCCCAGATATGTGCCCCATCCGGTCTCTCCCCTTTGAACTTTACTCGAATCGGAGTGTCGTATCCTTTGAGAAACAATCCATTCCCAGCCATCATTTGTTTAAAAAATTCAGGTAAAGCACGTACCGCTTCTAACGGAAGATACTCTCTTTCTTGGTCGAAATGAATTTTAACACGATTGATCATAACTAGTCTATTTTTTTGAAATTCACACGTCTATTGCGAGATCGTCCTTCTTCCGTTTCATTCTCTGCAATCGGTTGGGAATAATGATAGGCCTGAACCTTCATTCGTTCCTTAGGAACACCTTTTAATCGCATGTATTGATAAACAGAAAGCGCTCTATCCTCGCTTAAGCTAATGTTGTATTCTTTATTCCCTATATTATCAGTATGTCCACCAATTTCAACTTTTTCGTTCTTATGATGGATAAGGAAGTCGGCAAAAAGATCCAATTTTTTCTTATCTTCATCACTCAATACCCGTTCGTTGAATGGGAAATAAATAATTGTATTATACAAATTGTCAAAATCATTTAAATTTCTAAGATAAAGAACGGTTTCTTTCCCTTCCATTCCAGAAATTTTATCTTTGGAAAAGAGGAAGGTTTCCTCTTTATATCCTTTGGCTCTTACCAAAATTTCGAAATCCATCGTAGGAGATTTATCTAAATCAAATCGTGCATCTTTTGCTTCTAGAGATTTTCCTTTACGAGTTAAGTCATCAAAGTAATAACAAATAGCGTTAGGAATGACAAGATCCGTTTTCCTATCTTTGACAATGAAACGAATTCCTTGGATGGTTTTATCAGGTCGTTCTTCTTTAATCGGGCGGATCGGTTGTAAAATGATCTGTGAGTATTGTTCTTTATTTTTCCCCACATTTCCCCTCAAATCCAAAAGTACTTCCGTGGGATGAAATCCGGGAGAAGAAACTTCCACTCGATACAATTTCCCTGTTTTGATGGTTGTACGAAAGTTCTCCGCATCAGCAATGGACAAATCTCCTCCAATCCGTTTGGAAGTGATCACTTGAATGGGTCTTGTCTCATCATAAATTTTTAGAGTCGAATCAAGACCAATCATTATGGCTTCTGATCCATCGAGTACAAGCCCTCGGAATACAAATTCATAACTGCGACGTAGGTCTTCAGGAACCATCGTTCTATAAATATCAAATTGGCCTTCTCCACCCGGACGGTTGGAAGAGAAATAAAACCATAAATCATCAAAGGTAACAGATATACCTTCGTTATCACTTTCTTCCCAAAGACTGTAGGTGGAATAATCAGCAGGTGTATCAAAAGGGAATCCAGTAGATTCGCCTGACAATTGTTGTTTGGTATTAAACGGAGATCCTAACAAAACGGGAGTTTCAAAACTATTTTGTAACTCATTGTATTCACTATAGTAAAAACTAAATTTACGATTTTTATCACCGCGATTCGAACTGAAATACAATCGTAAGCCATCCCAATGGTAATTGGGGCTAATTTCATCATCTTTTGTGTTAATGACAGTTCCCATCGAAATCGGTTTTTGCCAGACCCCATCTCTACAAGTAATTTTAGGTTTATCTGGACTGATTTCTTTTGTTCCTGTCGTGGGTTCTCTTTTAGAAATCCAGAGATCAAAACCCCCAAGTCCTCCTGGGCGATTAGACGAAAACACCATAGAACATCCATCAGGTGAAACAGCAGGCATTTTATCCTCAAAATGTGAACTGACTTCGTTCAGATGGATGGGAACAGACCAAAGTCCAGTTCTTTGATTTATTTTTGTATAATATAAATTGAGACCGTCATAACCTTCTCGATTTTTTTTGGGGTCCGCTTGGGTTTTATCTCGAACAGAAGTAAAGTACAGTTCGTACGGTTTTTCCTCTTCATCAAAGAGGATAGAAAACATACCTTCAAAATTCGTTGTATTTAATTCCCGAAAGTTCTTAGGAGGAGACCAAACCGGCAATTTCATTCGGTCGGGAAAACTTAAATTTTCCGAAATCCAAATATCCATTCCCCCCTCACCTCCCGGACGGTTCGACTGGAACACCAGATATCGACCTGTTGGAGAAATGATGGGATTGTATTCCACATTTTGTGTGTTGAGTGGCTGGTAAAACCTT containing:
- a CDS encoding Re/Si-specific NAD(P)(+) transhydrogenase subunit alpha → MKIGVIKEPSYENRVAITPDVVEPLKKLGFTVSVETTAGDNAYFSDKDYKDVGATVESRDAILSGSDIVVSIHTLDEASAKKIGKDKIYIATLSPLAFPKKVKEIANASFKIFSMDTIPRITRAQSMDVLSSQATVSGYKAVLLAASNYSRFFPMLTTAAGTITPARVLILGAGVAGLQAIATSRRLGAVVDVFDTRPEVKEQCMSLGAKFVEVEGAADASNTGGYAVVQSEDYQRRQKEAIAKFAEKADIIITTALIPGKKAPVLITKEMVDTMRQGSVIVDLAAVNGGNCEITENDKTIVYKGITVIGNSNLQSTQPMDASKMYAKNIVNFLKLFVNKEKQFNINLEDEIINACMIAENGVVRHKPTLALLGE
- a CDS encoding lysophospholipid acyltransferase family protein encodes the protein MKHIGYFFSFLIVYLFYFPFKILPYKWCLSYGIFLTKLLYPLDKKHQKVAADNIRFAFPDYSEDQIQNLVKAHYRHLGILLAHTLWAPRMTKKWLDENLIIDSESLQIEEETKKQGVGVILISGHFGTWEILVQFLGIRMKGGGIYKKVRNPFVDQLLRRMRSKNGVVLVPVQESTQVIKLLKQGYWIGFGADQNAGKAGIFVPFMNRQASTFVGPALMAYLTGAKMLYYSVLAGTDGKVIVRVKDLGFVDKKLYPSKDDVIRHYTELWTKTLEEEVKLFPEQYFWVHRRWRTQPQVTENN
- a CDS encoding phosphatase PAP2 family protein, which codes for MNLISAIDLKLSIWIQKNLHHPKLSWVLSRVNRGEMFALVLLPLMFLSDLYKPVYFSLPFVLIFTYLTDRLVLVLKKYFARKRPLVSVMGKVDSNPDMKHSFPSAHSANSIVVSTILVFAFHETPYFFFFSLFAGVGRLITLHHFVSDIVGGWIIGFGIGLIAVLFHYYLWSYCLTL
- the hisS gene encoding histidine--tRNA ligase, with amino-acid sequence MKEQKLTTENYKGTRDFYPEDMRLRNYLFSVMKDVARSYGYEEYDGPMVESLDLYRAKTGEEIVGKQIYNFVDKGDREVAIRPEMTPTVARMVAKKLRDLPRPIRWFSIPNLWRYEQPGLGRLREHWQLNVDMFGVTSQRAELEILSLACDILFAFGAPRNSFKVTISHRSLLDEFLLDGLKVSPNQAHEVSKILDKKNKITEDEYIALVSKTIPNDPTAVSKINLFLAATTDTLNQIPGIKDETLNAIRTLFEDLKTIGLNDIVYFDPSVVRGFDYYTGFIFEIFDTSPQNKRSLYGGGRYDNLIGLFSNEELSGIGFGLGDVTLQNFLTAHNLLPNFSSDSTVYIPLLDETSFSENHNFARELRKEKIATEVSLVSQKMGKQLSYAEKKGYRWILLRGEDEIKAGTVTLKDMATRNQWSFSFSEALQKIKEELSK
- a CDS encoding DUF1577 domain-containing protein → MINRVKIHFDQEREYLPLEAVRALPEFFKQMMAGNGLFLKGYDTPIRVKFKGERPDGAHIWELETVPELIETIFSVQATPGFHVEVDYELINQKDNLLLGKIIDRRQTYATRQDPRNEKVRGNAVASNFLVAKTNIDFSKLTGVSSQVILSDIQRTVLKNYPQSKVVFLSGSTHSDEIDLMKEHKKPIFILDTETFESFPSEDVFDPKKTFEDDFLLDDKIQEYKKKKIGSYIYYPLFIQMKDMHFFAYLSFETERSGIPGEVLDLFKEVERTFQERIMDSNTHILDIKQNVLNVSRGGVALEVNDMEIIKALKVKPTFTLDINFKLQAPIRMAIELRHLEEVNDYFRLGGRITGVSGDKKAKEIYHSLIEFFA
- a CDS encoding OmpA family protein, whose protein sequence is MKKFLISLIISAFPLLAQPLPKVKDVRFYQPLNTQNVEYNPIISPTGRYLVFQSNRPGGEGGMDIWISENLSFPDRMKLPVWSPPKNFRELNTTNFEGMFSILFDEEEKPYELYFTSVRDKTQADPKKNREGYDGLNLYYTKINQRTGLWSVPIHLNEVSSHFEDKMPAVSPDGCSMVFSSNRPGGLGGFDLWISKREPTTGTKEISPDKPKITCRDGVWQKPISMGTVINTKDDEISPNYHWDGLRLYFSSNRGDKNRKFSFYYSEYNELQNSFETPVLLGSPFNTKQQLSGESTGFPFDTPADYSTYSLWEESDNEGISVTFDDLWFYFSSNRPGGEGQFDIYRTMVPEDLRRSYEFVFRGLVLDGSEAIMIGLDSTLKIYDETRPIQVITSKRIGGDLSIADAENFRTTIKTGKLYRVEVSSPGFHPTEVLLDLRGNVGKNKEQYSQIILQPIRPIKEERPDKTIQGIRFIVKDRKTDLVIPNAICYYFDDLTRKGKSLEAKDARFDLDKSPTMDFEILVRAKGYKEETFLFSKDKISGMEGKETVLYLRNLNDFDNLYNTIIYFPFNERVLSDEDKKKLDLFADFLIHHKNEKVEIGGHTDNIGNKEYNISLSEDRALSVYQYMRLKGVPKERMKVQAYHYSQPIAENETEEGRSRNRRVNFKKID